One stretch of Fictibacillus sp. b24 DNA includes these proteins:
- a CDS encoding DeoR/GlpR family DNA-binding transcription regulator: MKLTKVMKMMPKERREQILKQLNTNGKIDIEHLVSELNVSAMTIRRDLAYLEENNQIIRTHGGAILNKPLVIETSFRTKEGKFNDRKKMIAKKAVEFIQEHATILLDSGTTTLEIAKLLKDKKTITVVTNDIKIAAELTDTDVKVIVTGGELQNNVGTLFGPLTELMLRNIHVDVFFLGAHAIDFKAGVTAPTFEKASIKKLMIEASEKTWLVADSSKFDQKSLTKVCDLTQIHGLITDRGISEETEEKLNEYLDVVTVEGGEQE; the protein is encoded by the coding sequence TTGAAATTAACAAAGGTGATGAAGATGATGCCTAAAGAACGTAGAGAACAAATTCTTAAACAGTTAAATACAAACGGAAAAATAGATATTGAACACTTGGTAAGTGAATTAAATGTTTCAGCGATGACGATTCGCCGTGATCTTGCTTACCTTGAAGAGAACAATCAGATCATTAGAACACATGGCGGTGCAATTCTAAACAAACCATTGGTTATTGAAACTTCATTCCGAACAAAAGAAGGCAAGTTCAATGACCGCAAGAAGATGATTGCAAAAAAAGCCGTGGAGTTCATTCAAGAACACGCAACAATTCTTTTAGATTCAGGGACGACAACGCTAGAGATTGCGAAACTACTAAAAGACAAAAAGACGATCACTGTTGTTACGAATGACATTAAGATTGCAGCCGAGCTTACTGATACCGACGTGAAAGTGATTGTTACTGGCGGAGAACTTCAAAATAATGTTGGTACTTTATTCGGTCCCTTAACCGAACTGATGTTAAGGAACATTCATGTTGATGTATTTTTCCTAGGAGCTCATGCCATTGATTTTAAAGCGGGTGTTACAGCACCAACTTTTGAAAAGGCTTCCATAAAAAAGCTCATGATTGAAGCGTCGGAAAAAACATGGCTAGTAGCTGACTCCAGCAAGTTTGACCAAAAGTCACTTACGAAAGTATGCGATCTCACACAAATACACGGGTTAATTACGGATCGCGGTATTTCAGAAGAAACCGAAGAAAAACTGAATGAATACTTGGATGTAGTAACCGTTGAAGGTGGTGAGCAGGAATGA